A genomic region of Conger conger chromosome 6, fConCon1.1, whole genome shotgun sequence contains the following coding sequences:
- the c6h11orf58 gene encoding small acidic protein, whose protein sequence is MSSAEDRQHGTKRPASPHEEGSSTWEGADLGNDERKQKFLRLMGAGKKEHTGRLIIGDHKSTSHFRTGAEDKKINTELEHQYQQGMEDKLSGRNRRHCGLGFTEPDLPEESNSAEQVEKEASPEAAAATDEQEPAGESPSEPGEPELGADPADCADNGKEEKRHSFKVAFVKSS, encoded by the exons ATGAGTTCAGCTGAGGACCGGCAGCATGGAACAAAAAGACCTGCGTCTCCACATGAA gaaggcagcagcacCTGGGAGGGTGCAGATTTGGGCAACGACGAGAGGAAGCAAAAGTTTCTACGACTGATGGGCGCAGGCAAG AAAGAGCATACAGGACGCCTCATCATCGGCGATCACAAGTCAACTTCACACTTCCGAACAG GAGCAGAGGATAAAAAGATAAACACAGAGCTGGAGCACCAGTATCAGCAGGGCATGGAGGACAAGCTCTCCGGCAGGAACAGGAGGCACTGTGGCCTGGGCTTCACTGAG CCTGACCTGCCTGAAGAGAGCAACAGTGCAGAGCAGGTGGAGAAGGAGGCCAGCCCCGAGGCTGCCGCTGCCACGGACGAGCAGGAACCCGCCGgggagtctccatcagagcccGGGGAGCCCGAGCTAGGCGCGGACCCGGCCGACTGCGCCGATAACgggaaggaggagaagaggcaCAGCTTCAAGGTGGCGTTCGTCAAGTCCTCCTAA